The Dreissena polymorpha isolate Duluth1 chromosome 4, UMN_Dpol_1.0, whole genome shotgun sequence region GCGGTCGAAATGGCATAACACTGAATCCAGAAAAGTTTGTGTTTGGAGCTGATGTTGTGGAATTTGCAGGATTTGAAATTACACGCAACGATGTAAGACCCTGCCAGAGATACTTACAAGCCATCCTTAACTTCCCCACGCCAAAAGACATTACAGATGTGCGTTCCTGGTTTGGTCTAGTAAACCAGGTATCATATGCTTTCAGCATGGCCGAAAGAATGCTACCCTTTAGGGAACTTTTGAAACCTGGCACTCCATTCAACTGGAATGAACATCTCCAGAACGTCTTCGATTAGTCAAAACTACTGATCGCCAGCGAAATAGAAGAAGGTGTTCGTATCTTTGACCCCAAAAGACCCACATGTCTGGCGACCGACTGGTCAAAAGTGGGTATTGGATTCTGGCTCCTTCAAAAGCACTGCACATGCTCAAAGAAGGAACCCTTCTGTTGCCCATCTGGATGGAAGATCACACTTGTTGGCAGCAGATTCACTCATCCAGCAGAGTCTCGCTATGCGCCGGTTGAGGGTGAAGCTCTTGCCGTCGCAGATTCCCTTGACAAGGCCAGGTACTTTGTCCTAGGCTGCGCAGACCTCATCATTGCTGTTGACCATAAGCCTCTTCTCAAGATATTCACAGACCGATCGCTTGAGGACATCTCTAATACTCGTCTAAGAAACTTGAAAGAGAAAACGCTACGCTACAAGTTCCGTATGGTCCACATCCCAGGTGTCAAACATCGCGCCACTGACTGTCTATCACGTCATCCAATCAGTGATGCAGAAAAGCTGATGTTGCCAGATGATGAGACACATATCAATTTAACCTCTGTGTATCCAGCTAGCCGCAGTACTCTCATGACTGGTTTGAGAATGCAGGAAGATCAGGAAGACTCCATAGATGAATGCGTCATTGCAGGTGTTGTTTCATCCCTCAATGCTCTCAACCTTCGATCAGTCACCTGGGACAGAGTTCGCACAGCCACAGCTAGCGATACAGACATGCTAGCATTGACCGACATCATCGAATCTGGTATCCCGGAACACCGTCACCAGCTGCCAGAATCGCTCAGAGACTACTTTTAGTACCGTGAAGGTCTATCTACAGTCGATGGCGTCATCCTATACAAAGACCGTATTGTCATACCACCATCACTGAGAGACGAAGTACTTGAGGCTTTGCACGCAGCTCACCAAGGTGTCACCTCCATGGTTGCTAGGGCAGAGACATCAGTATTTTGGCCAGGAATCACACCTGCCATTACGGCTCTTCGTACCAGTTGCCAACAATGCAACCGTAGTGCACCATCAAATCCTAGCGCACCACCAGTACCTCCATTAAGTCCAGAGTATCCATTCCAGTGCTTATGTGCTGACTATTTCAGCTACCAAGGGCATCATTTCCTTGTTGTAGTGGACCGTTATTCCAACTGGCCAATTGTAGAGCAGTCAGCTAACGGAGCCCAAGGACTGATCACATGTCTTAGACGTATATTTGTGACATATGGAATACCTGATGAACTTGCCTCTGATGGTGGCCCTGAATTCACTGCTGTAGCCACACGTCAATTCCTGAGTGATTGGGGTGTACACCATCGCCTATCCTCCGTAGCCTTCCCACACAGCAACTGTAGGGCCGAAATTGGTGTAAAGACAGTGAAGCGTCTCCTTATGGATAACACAACTTCCACTGGTGACATAAACACAGATGCCTTCCAGCGTGCCATGCTTCAGTACAGAAGTACCAATTCCACCTGGAAAGTATaaacctcatgaaacttggttaagcACATCACTGGCCCGTGAAGAAGCCTTGCGAAACAGGCACATGCGGTGTGCAGAAAAACTGTCAGAGCACACTCAGAGATTACCACCTCTAGCTGTGGGAGACAATGTTCGCCTGCAAAACCAGATTGGACTCTATCCTCGCAAGTGGGACAAGACTGGCGTGGTAATTGAAGTTCGCCAATTTGACCAGTATGTGGTACGACTTGATGGCTCAAGACGGGTAACCCTTCGCAATAGGAAGTTCCTACGAAAGTATGTCCCCGTTCAACTACAACCACGACGGCTGTCCATTGATAGTGACCTAGCACTCAGGCTACCTGCAGCAACAACTGAAAATCCCACAGGACACTCCATCACACCAGCAGTGACCCCAACACATGCAACCAGATCTACGCCGGCTGCAACCAACACCGGGATCCCAACTCACTCTGCTCCTCACCCTACTGCGTCACCCAGTAAGGTAACGCCAAGCAGCAGTGAGACACCCAGCCGAGGTAACCTGCAGCAGAGTCGTCGTCAGCTAGCCTATACTGAGCCTCCGAGTCCTGACAGTCGACCAGTAGACGTTTCCGTGGACACAGGACCAAGTCGTGAGACACCAAACCGCACAACCCCGCCAACGGACCTGTTGTGCCTTCCAGTCAGACGATCAGGAAGAACTAGAACTGCCCCAGAGTGGCAGAAAGACTATGTCATGTGATTGTTGACAAAGACTCATATAGTTGACCACATCAAAGACATTTGCCTTTTCTTGTTGttaaaaagttcttttttttttctcttaCTTTATAAGGGAGTAGACCTGGTGGGCTCCAATGTTCCCAGTACTTTTTGTTATCAGTCTTTGTTTCAACTTCAGTTAAAGtgtaatattatttcatatgaacATTTCATACCCAAAGACTTGGGGGGAGATACAGGATAGTATAGCATCATTTctctaattatcattttatagatataattatcatcattgttaatttcagatcttgatcattgtcgatggaaataaagatcctgaagcaaatagttgatacttatttattgtatacgtaa contains the following coding sequences:
- the LOC127878282 gene encoding uncharacterized protein LOC127878282, coding for MVARAETSVFWPGITPAITALRTSCQQCNRSAPSNPSAPPVPPLSPEYPFQCLCADYFSYQGHHFLVVVDRYSNWPIVEQSANGAQGLITCLRRIFVTYGIPDELASDGGPEFTAVATRQFLSDWGVHHRLSSVAFPHSNCRAEIGVKTVKRLLMDNTTSTGDINTDAFQRAMLQYRSTNSTWKV